One genomic window of Bactrocera dorsalis isolate Fly_Bdor chromosome 4, ASM2337382v1, whole genome shotgun sequence includes the following:
- the LOC105227481 gene encoding probable isoaspartyl peptidase/L-asparaginase GA20639 isoform X2 yields the protein MSPPMLLVHGGAGGIGDARVPGKVQGMKLALKAGLPLLMPAMECGGHEGGSALDAVEAAVRAMEEDENFNAGYGACLNSDGNVEVEASIMEGSQLRAGCVTLLQDIKYPITVARHVMERTNHTFLGGVSAQKFALENGAVQLPQGSLVTQSARDALAQFKKQQAEGKDTTYATTELDTAVKERPGEPGTVGAVAIDAKGNIAVATSTGGITGKVPGRIGDTPLLGCGTYADNKWGGVSTTGHGETIMRFNLAQKILANIRYENMSAQAATEVACKEMTERLGGTGGAITIGPQGDIGVAWTSRRMAWAYVRDNEFIYGIDQGKVLSEPFE from the coding sequence ATGTCCCCACCAATGCTTTTAGTGCATGGAGGAGCAGGAGGTATAGGTGATGCGCGTGTTCCCGGCAAAGTGCAAGGCATGAAGTTGGCTTTGAAAGCTGGTTTGCCATTGTTGATGCCTGCGATGGAATGTGGTGGCCACGAAGGGGGTTCTGCGCTGGATGCCGTTGAGGCGGCTGTGCGTGCAATGGAAGAAGATGAAAATTTCAACGCTGGATATGGAGCTTGCCTTAATAGCGACGGAAATGTAGAAGTGGAAGCTAGCATTATGGAAGGTTCGCAGTTGCGTGCTGGTTGTGTTACCTTACTGCAGGACATCAAGTACCCCATCACGGTGGCACGACATGTCATGGAAAGAACTAATCATACATTTTTAGGTGGTGTTAGTGCGCAAAAGTTCGCATTAGAAAATGGTGCTGTACAATTGCCACAAGGATCATTGGTAACACAAAGTGCCCGCGATGCATTAGCACAATTTAAGAAGCAACAAGCGGAGGGTAAAGACACCACATACGCAACAACGGAGTTAGATACAGCTGTTAAAGAACGTCCGGGTGAGCCAGGCACTGTGGGCGCCGTAGCCATCGATGCTAAAGGCAATATCGCTGTCGCTACATCAACAGGTGGTATAACCGGTAAAGTGCCTGGACGTATAGGTGATACACCACTGCTTGGTTGTGGCACTTACGCCGACAATAAATGGGGTGGCGTTTCCACTACTGGTCATGGTGAGACAATAATGCGCTTTAATTTGGCACAAAAAATTCTAGCCAATATTCGTTACGAGAATATGTCAGCACAAGCAGCCACCGAGGTGGCATGCAAAGAGATGACTGAACGCTTAGGTGGAACTGGTGGTGCGATAACTATTGGGCCACAAGGTGATATTGGCGTTGCATGGACGTCAAGGCGTATGGCCTGGGCTTATGTGCGTGATAACGAATTTATTTATGGCATAGATCAGGGAAAAGTACTAAGCGAGCcatttgaataa
- the LOC105227481 gene encoding probable isoaspartyl peptidase/L-asparaginase GA20639 isoform X1, translating into MLVIKRGRAVVFLDKAVNCLFEHYSWNYCCSYAPIFCRQRSTSLEMSPPMLLVHGGAGGIGDARVPGKVQGMKLALKAGLPLLMPAMECGGHEGGSALDAVEAAVRAMEEDENFNAGYGACLNSDGNVEVEASIMEGSQLRAGCVTLLQDIKYPITVARHVMERTNHTFLGGVSAQKFALENGAVQLPQGSLVTQSARDALAQFKKQQAEGKDTTYATTELDTAVKERPGEPGTVGAVAIDAKGNIAVATSTGGITGKVPGRIGDTPLLGCGTYADNKWGGVSTTGHGETIMRFNLAQKILANIRYENMSAQAATEVACKEMTERLGGTGGAITIGPQGDIGVAWTSRRMAWAYVRDNEFIYGIDQGKVLSEPFE; encoded by the exons ATGTTAGTGATAAAAAGGGGCCGCGCAGTTGTATTTCTGGACAAAGCGGTAAACTGTCTCTTCGAGCATTATTCTTGGAATTATTGCTGCTCA tatgCACCTATTTTTTGCAGGCAAAGAAGTACATCTTTAGAAATGTCCCCACCAATGCTTTTAGTGCATGGAGGAGCAGGAGGTATAGGTGATGCGCGTGTTCCCGGCAAAGTGCAAGGCATGAAGTTGGCTTTGAAAGCTGGTTTGCCATTGTTGATGCCTGCGATGGAATGTGGTGGCCACGAAGGGGGTTCTGCGCTGGATGCCGTTGAGGCGGCTGTGCGTGCAATGGAAGAAGATGAAAATTTCAACGCTGGATATGGAGCTTGCCTTAATAGCGACGGAAATGTAGAAGTGGAAGCTAGCATTATGGAAGGTTCGCAGTTGCGTGCTGGTTGTGTTACCTTACTGCAGGACATCAAGTACCCCATCACGGTGGCACGACATGTCATGGAAAGAACTAATCATACATTTTTAGGTGGTGTTAGTGCGCAAAAGTTCGCATTAGAAAATGGTGCTGTACAATTGCCACAAGGATCATTGGTAACACAAAGTGCCCGCGATGCATTAGCACAATTTAAGAAGCAACAAGCGGAGGGTAAAGACACCACATACGCAACAACGGAGTTAGATACAGCTGTTAAAGAACGTCCGGGTGAGCCAGGCACTGTGGGCGCCGTAGCCATCGATGCTAAAGGCAATATCGCTGTCGCTACATCAACAGGTGGTATAACCGGTAAAGTGCCTGGACGTATAGGTGATACACCACTGCTTGGTTGTGGCACTTACGCCGACAATAAATGGGGTGGCGTTTCCACTACTGGTCATGGTGAGACAATAATGCGCTTTAATTTGGCACAAAAAATTCTAGCCAATATTCGTTACGAGAATATGTCAGCACAAGCAGCCACCGAGGTGGCATGCAAAGAGATGACTGAACGCTTAGGTGGAACTGGTGGTGCGATAACTATTGGGCCACAAGGTGATATTGGCGTTGCATGGACGTCAAGGCGTATGGCCTGGGCTTATGTGCGTGATAACGAATTTATTTATGGCATAGATCAGGGAAAAGTACTAAGCGAGCcatttgaataa